One window of the Nothobranchius furzeri strain GRZ-AD chromosome 3, NfurGRZ-RIMD1, whole genome shotgun sequence genome contains the following:
- the LOC107385472 gene encoding uncharacterized protein, whose translation MQLLGATYIDLKMCVFVFYVFENRMTWNGIASCCSNRSWVYSQFRFLSHSIWFESTRASLMSIFKILLAKSQQRFNEARGIMEAETKLGNISLQPVSGVWGRLDWSDVDLDLVYQKENKDMSTSKIVRKVLPEPKTVVVDIFPSQKVHVSDCSKWSWNLVAGTKPLILTPAAPTSCNQERNQSSPVSNVKYHFLGDGEKAEQEEEADGEETEVVTDEKVVAEKERCVALPPNQQGTWKNQLNPHRRAEFGDLAHMSETAEETEENPKEKSICRRILTRLDASIHDYYRKKIRKTYIREKEEGNQVYPTNFYIFYQMTRGQRERQKREIWLSRDKQRQSFYNRLEVYWEKTRKAKEALRLKEEARYERWAARHISIPDSPQGGPKRRMGLWEERSLRVIEFLFH comes from the exons ATGCAACTTTTAGGTGCAACTTACATTGAtttgaaaatgtgtgtttttgtgttttacgTCTTTGAAAACAGAATGACCTGGAACGGAATCGCTTCTTGTTGTAGCAACAGAAGTTGGGTTTACAGTCAATTCCGTTTTCTCAGTCACTCCATTTGGTTTGAGAGCACAAGAGCTTCACTgatgagcatttttaaaatccTTTTAGCAAAAAGTCAGCAGAGATTTAACGAAGCTCGAGGCATCATGGAGGCCGAAACAAAACTAGGAAACATCTCTTTACAGCCAGTTTCAGGTGTGTGGGGAAGACTTGACTGGAGCGATGTGGACCTGGACTTGGTTTATCAAAAG GAAAACAAAGACATGTCCACCAGTAAGATTGTGAGGAAGGTTCTTCCAGAGCCCAAGACGGTTGTGGTTGACATCTTTCCTTCTCAAAAAGTTCACGTCTCAGATTGCAGTAAATGGAGCTGGAATTTGGTGGCAGGGACCAAACCGCTCATTCTGACCCCCGCTGCTCCAACTTCCTGTAATCAGGAGAGGAACCAGAGCAGTCCAGTCTCTAACGTAAAATACCATTTCCTTGGTGATGGAGAGAAAGCTGAGCAGGAAGAAGAGGCGGATGGAGAAGAAACAGAGGTCGTTACAGATGAAAAGGTAGTGGCGGAGAAAGAAAGGTGTGTGGCGCTGCCACCAAACCAGCAGGGCACATGGAAAAATCAGCTAAATCCTCACAGAAGGGCAGAGTTTGGGGATCTTGCACACATGTCTGAAACAGCTGAAGAGACTGAAGAAAACCCAAAAGAGAAGAGCATTTGTAGGAGAATCCTGACCCGGCTGGATGCTTCGATCCATGACTACTACAGAAAAAAGATCCGTAAAACGTACATTAGAGAGAAAGAGGAGGGCAACCAGGTTTACCCAA CAAACTTTTACATCTTCTATCAGATGACCCGAGGTCAGCGAGAGAGACAGAAGAGAGAGATCTGGCTCAGTCGTGACAAACAAAGGCAGAGCTTCTACAATCGACTGGAGGTCTATTGGGAGAAAACCCGTAAAGCGAAGGAGGCCCTGAGACTGAAAGAGGAGGCGCGTTATGAGAGATGGGCAGCCCGGCACATCAGCATTCCTGACTCCCCGCAGGGAGGCCCAAAGAGGAGGATGGGCCTGTGGGAGGAACGGTCTCTACG AGTAATAGAGTTCCTGTTCCACTGA